GCAGATTGCAATGTTACTGTTGTAGATTGCAATGTTACTGTTGCAGATTGCAATGTTACTGTTGTAGATTGAAATGTTACTGTTGTAGATTGCaatgttactacaacaacaacaacaacaacaacatttacgtTTATTACTGTCAGGCTCATATACTAAGGAACAACATGACAGAAAAAGATCAAGTAAATACAATCTATATtctatatatcttttatatatgtTAACGACATATTATTAGTTTCGTCTGAAGTGGTTAAGTATGATTTTAACAAACTTAGCAATATGTTTTAGGATTTTAATCGAGTCCGCGTTTAACAGTTCTTTAAATAATAGTATATTTGGCCTTGAATAAAAACGTCTTGGTATATAAACCTTCCTGAATTGGGAGAAAAAGGGGCAGACTAGCATATAGTGGTACTCGTCGCCTATGTCGTTAAGGGGGCACAACCTGCATTTTCTGTTCTCAAGAGGAACAAATGACTGGGTCCACCTCCCTACTTCGACAGGTAACCTATGGTTTCCCGTCCTAAAATGAAACAATGAAATTCTTAAGCTTTCCGGGAGTTTAgtcagatatttttcaaaatttgcatttattttgtaaagTCTGTAGTTTTTGCCCTTCGACGAGATACTTATCTTATTATTCCAATCTTGGAAAAACTGGTCTAATAGTATTCTTTTAATTGTAGTATGTAAATTACGTAAATCTAGTAAACTTTGATTAATCCAAATAAAAGTGTTTCCTGTAGAATCTAGAATATTCTTGACACAATCTAGCCATTTATTACTTGAGGTTGAATTAAGCATATTTTCATAGCAGATTCTATTCAATTTTGAACTGCTGCTACTTAATACTTTGGCCCAATATCTAACAATTCTAACTTTGATTACAATATCTAATGGGTAGCGACCTAATTCCCCATACAGCATATAAATAGGCgtacttttctttgatttggttATTTTTCGTAAGAAATCAGTATGTACTTTCtctattatatcattattatcaaaGCCCCACGATTCACAGTTGTAAGTCAAAATTGGTTGAACTGTTTGATCGAAAAGTTTCAGTTGAATATCTATAGGAAGGTCTAAATTATAAATCCTTTTATACAGAATATGCATGGCTTTATTTGCTTGTGCAGCTAATTGTTTTTTAGCTTTAAGAAAACTGCCGGAAGATGAAAATAATATACCTAAATACTTATATTCGTTCACTGTTTCTATTGGTTCACCATTTAGAGTGAAAGAAAAAATTTGAGGACGATTTGAACCAAAaacaataacttttgttttgctCATGTTAATCTGAAGTTTCCATATActacaataattataaaaatcatctaacatattttgaaaagaGACCGGATTATCACTAACAATcactgtatcatctgcataaagaAGGACAAAAATTTTCAAGTAGATATCTGGGTCAATATGCGGTTGATGTAATTCCATACCAGGGTTTCTTTCTTCCAAATAAGACTCTAAATCATTTAAATAGATTGAAAAAAGTATGGGGGAAAGATTTTCCCCTTGACGAACCCCacaattacttttgaaaaatggGGACATTTTACCATTTGCAGAAACGCACGACTTTATATCTGCGTACATATTTTTGATAACCGTAAACAATTTCCCACTTATACCGTTTTTCAATAATTTGCTCCACAGACCAGCCCGCCAAACTTGGTCGAAGGCTAAAGAAAAATCTACATAAGAgcaataaagttttttcttttgttgtctcAATTTGTCAATAAGATATTTTAACGTAAAAATGTGGTCGCATGTAGAATAACTAGACCGGAACCCGGCctgattttcatttaatatattattgCGCTTAAGAAAAATATTAACCCGCTCATTTAAAATAGCCGTAAGAAGTTTTCCCAGACAACTTAAGATTGTTATCGGTCTATAGTTAGAAGGATCAAGGGGAGAACCCTTCTTTTTAAATATTGGCTTTATTGTACCAATCAGCCAAGTTTCAGGCAGATTGCCTGAATCAAAAATAGCGTTAAAAAAGGACGTATAAACAGGTAACATTAAGTACTTAGtactttttatatattcattacaGATGTTATCGAACGGTGATGCAGCTTTACAATTATCgcactttgaaatcattttattaatttcttgGGAGGTAATTGGGGAATTTAGAATTTCAGAATCAGTAGAGTCATATGCTAGGCTTTCAATGTCACTTTCCGTAGAATGCACATTTGAATTCACATTCTTAAAATGTTCGAAAAGATCGCTTGTCGTCGgcattttgttttgttcagttttattAAAACTATTTATTAATTTCCAAAAGTCTTTAGGACGTTTAGAGTGCATATCACGTATTTTCcgttcattatttgttttatgtatatgtatatatgtgttcATCGTCTGTTTATAATGTTTGCTGGCACGGGCCAGTTCTGATTTGTAGTAGTCATtcttatttctattgtatttactACGTGCCTTGTGATAAAGCGTTCTCGCTTTCTTGCACTGAGGCCcgaaaaaagttttattacttTTCGGTGCGTTATTTATACTGTTGTAGATTGCAATGTTGTAGATTGCAATGTTACTGTTGTAGATTGAAATGTTACCGTTCAATTGCAGGTTCAAATGTTACTGTTCGACATTGAAAATATGtaacttttgtttcttttatattaaaattaatgtCACTGTTCAACATTGCAGAATTAAACGTAACTGTATAGCATTGCagattaaaatgtaaatgtttagaATTGagattaaaatgtaaatgtttagaATTGCATATTAAATGTATCTGTTCaaaaatgcagattaaaatgTTAATGCTATACATCAACTGTTCAGTATTGCATTTAAATACGTTTCTCTCAGACGGGCACAATGTCACATCATATCAAACAacttataaaactgaaaaaactgaaactgtttcatttgatacgcctatttttacgtaaaacatgtTCAGtggcgttttacaaacacataaaaaaataCGTCTAAAAgttaagacattttaaagatgtatgaaataaatgagcataaatatcactGTCAATTAttagtaagtattaaacaaaagatcaggcatcaatgaagattaataaaatattagaatattaagatactgtaagacagctgttttgttagtaagtaagtaagtagaagtgagttattgtgacatgtccataagttattacaaacaactgtatatttgttttgtgataaaattgttcatattcgaatgactttacacaataaaaatcatccagttcatgttaccataatatcttaaaaatcatagtcacagtctctaaacgagtgcaaagtaatttccaaaataatgagttttcaacttctttttgaaaacatctaatgtGTCTGAGTTCTTGATTTCGAGATACTTATATGTTATTAATACGTTTTTTCATCTATGCCAGtatttttatcaatttcttttagTCTTCAAAAGCGTTGCTTCTACCTTTATGTTTGGCTGTAAAGATATGTTTTCTCAGTCGAGAACACCGACTTTATATCGTGCCGTACTAAGCGGTATTACCAATTAAAGTTCTATTTCACGTCGTGTTACAccaaattgttattttattttatattcgcaTATTATATGGTCATGTATCTAAGCTTCTATATGGTAacatagatttgtttgtttgctcATTTTCAGTTATAACATTTGAAATCGTTTTcctaattgttttatttaagaaacccAATGTTTCTATTAGCGTACTGTTGTAGTAAGATCTTGTGACAAACGGGTAATAATAATATAGATGTTCACATGGGACGGATACTACATTTttaatttctatataaaataaatgtgtaaaatcCTGTGAGGTACATATATCAGACCTGCCGTACATCCTTTCtatcattttcaacattttgttagGTACACAAAACTCTTCGTCCTCGTATAATACTTTTCTTACTGGGAAAACATCATCAATTAAAAGAGTAGTTTTTTCTTTTAGACTGTCTTCCGAATCATATATATGTGTTGCAttgccagtaaaaaaatatacatctatGTAAGGAAATCTTGGATCTTGGTTTTCCCGTGTTTTATTTAGTTTCTTCGACCCGTTTGACATTTTCCATAAATTTTTCGTGTACGCCGACTGGTGCAACATTATGCCAGCAGTGTTGTTTAGAATAGTTCTTGCCTTTTCCATCTGCCTCAAGTCCAACCAAACATCGACGTCATCATCCCAGGGGACAAAGCCGGCGTGTCGGTAGGTTCCAAGCACTGATCCGCCACATAACATATATGTTAAACCATTTTCATCACAGAGTTGCTTTAATTTTCTCAATAAACCCATCAAAATTTCATATTCCAGCTGCGTCATGACCTGGCGGAATGGCGTGAATTTCGAGTCCGACATCTCTGAAAAGTTCAAGCGACTTCTATTTTGCCACTCTGGTAGCTTCCCTGATTGTAGTTCTATAAGTTCGTTAGATTTAGTCGTTACAACATCATAAGTTATGTTTTCATAGTTTTCATACATGTTATGCGTTTCCGTTGAAATATCACTTTTCTGTGTTTGGTCCCACAGGAAGGAAGTAACCAAGAATggtatacatattatataaacaatatacaATGATATAGCGTTGTTACACAGGTTTTTCTTCGACCCCATGGTACAACAAATAGCATCCATCCTTCTACCCTTCTCCAATAAACATTTCTAAGAGACTTGTTCAATCTcctgttttttaaagaaaagaaatattatttcaaagtccTTTCAACTTGTGTGTTTATATGTATACAGTGATGTGTAACATTAACCTATCCCTGCACGGTTCAAATCTATATTGCAAAATTAAGAACATAATCCAATAATTGACATTTACAAAATGATTGTTCGATCCCGGTTTTCTCGTGTCTCTATGCTATGAAAATATGAGTATACTTAAAGTATTAACTCCATCTATAAACGAGTAGCTTTAATCTGATGGTGAACATGATATAGCATATAGTCACAGTCATTCTTTGTGTACTCATTTTCACTTTTATATCTTCACTAAAGAAATATTCCAACATATCTATTATACAGAAATCTctctatattttatatgtatgtacatatatGCATGCCTGAGAGTAAAACAATATTGTTATATATCTTCAGCTTACATTGATAATTGATATTTTGTGATTAAACTATATATATACCCAAGAGTAATTGTATAGATTACTTGAATGTAAAAAGACACAAACACATGTTGCATTTGAACGTCAGAATAGAGATTTTTTACATATGTCACCTAGAGAAATTGTGACTAGTATATGTGTTTAAGTTCAATATGAAATTACGACTCCATATTCTTTTCTTAATTGAGATTAAAACTACAGTCCAGAAAAGCCATATTTATAAGTATAACTGGAGTCCAAAACGTAAAATTGTTTATtcgtttgttgggtttaacgtcgcaccgacacaattcaggtcatatggcgactttccagcttttatggtggtggaagacctcaggtgcccctccttgcattatttcatcacaggcaggcacctaggtagaaccagagccagctggatgacttccttacatgaagaattcaacgcctcaagtgagactcgaacccacatcgatgagggtcaagtgatttgaagtcaggcgaccttaaccactcggccaaggaggccccaaTGTACAGGCAATGTCGCCACATATGAAACTGATATGATTATCACAAACAACTAATATGGAAAACATATGTTAGGCCTAATAAtttcatatgagaatcatatGTAGCGTAATTGGCTctgtatataatgtaaataaaagaaacgATATTATTGTTTTTGGAGTTATGCGAGTTGAAGGAAAGAATATGATCGGGAAATTTACCAAGTTACCATGGCATTGTTTAAATGCCGTTCGTTTTTGCTAGTGCCAATGTTTATCAGTAATTCCATCTTTGTTGTTTCATTCTAGTTTGTACCATGATAACTATCCTTTGTAATGGTAACGTAGCAATATAAAATAGCTaacattgttgttattttaaCCACTCGTAGCCAGAAAT
This is a stretch of genomic DNA from Mercenaria mercenaria strain notata chromosome 4, MADL_Memer_1, whole genome shotgun sequence. It encodes these proteins:
- the LOC128556105 gene encoding uncharacterized protein LOC128556105, producing the protein MDAICCTMGSKKNLCNNAISLYIVYIICIPFLVTSFLWDQTQKSDISTETHNMYENYENITYDVVTTKSNELIELQSGKLPEWQNRSRLNFSEMSDSKFTPFRQVMTQLEYEILMGLLRKLKQLCDENGLTYMLCGGSVLGTYRHAGFVPWDDDVDVWLDLRQMEKARTILNNTAGIMLHQSAYTKNLWKMSNGSKKLNKTRENQDPRFPYIDVYFFTGNATHIYDSEDSLKEKTTLLIDDVFPVRKVLYEDEEFCVPNKMLKMIERMYGRSDICTSQDFTHLFYIEIKNVVSVPCEHLYYYYPFVTRSYYNSTLIETLGFLNKTIRKTISNVITENEQTNKSMLPYRSLDT